A genomic region of Aspergillus oryzae RIB40 DNA, chromosome 1 contains the following coding sequences:
- a CDS encoding DUF1776 domain-containing protein (predicted protein) produces the protein MTSDDQFFFDYLASIPHDSWLPSSVRPTPPPSRVRASQSLVDRAHDWILRNRAWSAAILAFVGTTSLLYFGNKKLGGRRRKARRAGNGARKEIVVVAGSPHEPMTKAIAVDLERRGYIVYITVSSADEEQLVQSENRMDIRPLWLDLTATPSSTSEIHPSLTEIHSLITQPQWPMPGVPPHTCQLSGLILVPSPNYVAGPLATIPATSWADTVNTRLLSPILTTQLFLPLLTARNTNSTIVLIYPSISSSLSAPFTSPEVTTARALSGFATSLRRELCLLQHSNIDVVELKLGNIDLGPQYRNAQSHITGTEVLTWTTQQRSLYGSQYLSSIEQRPVASAGPSMIRGSAARTLHYAVLDALEPASKDIFGRKKSKTPVIYAGRGAWSYSIVGDWAPNFLVGWMLGLRSGPTTPSHSPSGSSSETSWEKV, from the exons ATGACGAGCGACGACCAGTTTTTCTTTGACTAT CTTGCTTCGATACCGCATGAC TCATGGTTACCTTCCTCGGTCCGACCTACGCCACCACCTTCGAGAGTTCGTGCCTCCCAGTCTCTCGTGGATCGCGCACACGACTGGATTCTTCGGAATAGAGCATGGAGTGCCGCAATCCTAGCATTCGTCGGAACTACTTCCCTTCTGTACTTTGGCAACAAAAAGTTGGGCGGTAGACGGAGGAAAGCTCGGCGAGCCGGAAATGGCGCTCGGAAGGAGATAGTGG TCGTTGCCGGGTCCCCTCACGAACCGATGACAAAGGCGATTGCTGTAGATCTCGAACGCCGGGGCTACATCGTCTATATTACTGTTTCATCGGCGGATGAGGAGCAGTTGGTTCAGTCAGAAAACCGGATGGATATCAGACCGCTTTGGCTTGATTTAACGGCT ACCCCTTCATCGACATCTGAGATCCACCCATCGTTGACTGAAATCCATTCTTTAATCACCCAACCCCAATGGCCAATGCCTGGAGTGCCGCCGCACACTTGCCAGCTGAGCGGACTCATTCTCGTACCTTCACCTAACTATGTGGCCGGTCCGCTAGCCACCATCCCAGCAACTTCTTGGGCTGATACAGTCAACACTCGACTCTTATCTCCAATATTGACTACTCAgctgtttcttcctcttcttaccGCCCGCAACACAAATAGCACCATTGTCCTAATTTACCCTTCGATATCCTCGTCATTGTCTGCTCCGTTTACTAGCCCAGAAGTCACCACAGCACGTGCCTTGTCAGGATTTGCCACCTCGCTTCGGCGAGAGTTATGTCTCTTGCAACATAGCAACATCGATGTTGTGGAGCTGAAACTCGGAAACATCGACCTTGGTCCTCAATACCGAAACGCACAAAGTCATATCACAGGAACCGAGGTGCTTACATGGACCACACAGCAGCGATCCCTCTACGGCTCTCAGTATCTTTCCAGCATTGAACAGCGACCCGTTGCATCTGCAGGTCCTAGCATGATACGTGGATCCGCTGCTCGGACTCTTCACTACGCGGTGCTGGACGCCCTGGAGCCAGCATCCAAGGATATCtttggaagaaagaagtcgaAAACGCCTGTCATCTATGCTGGACGCGGTGCATGGTCCTACAGTATCGTCGGCGATTGGGCCCCGAACTTTTTGGTAGGATGGATGCTGGGCCTGAGAAGTGGCCCTACCACACCAAGCCACAGCCCCAGTGGAAGTAGCAGTGAGACTAGCTGGGAAAAGGTTTAA
- a CDS encoding uncharacterized protein (predicted protein): MRRLPPFNSLMGADPSLDSQHCFETSWLLPPLAYAIFRGAIALYIFVTIFFIWGWDGTHGNREAIGQSFSYFTWLTYWGLGFYHIFACIHTTLYALTGRSVLFDRWPRGLRALHSLYYTTITTFPFLVTIVFWAILHPSWFDVTFNAWSNLSQHGLNSLYALLEIILPATNPHPLMTFPFLVLLLLLYVSLAYLTFHTQGFYTYSFLDPGVNGEKSGKVAAYCFIILAAIVIIFGITWGVIWLRRKLTGGKVKRSRFDHERPIEMRETEV; the protein is encoded by the exons ATGCGCAGACTTCCCCCCTTCAACAGCCTTATGGGCGCAGACCCATCCCTTGACAGTCAGCACTGCTTCGAAACCTCCTGGCTCCTCCCACCACTGGCCTACGCTATTTTCCGCGGTGCGATTGCGCTCTACATCTTCgtgaccatcttcttcatctgggGCTGGGACGGCACCCATGGCAACCGCGAAGCTATCGGCCAATCCTTCAGCTACTTCACCTGGCTGACATACTGGGGTCTGGGCTTCTACCACATTTTCGCATGCATCCACACCACCCTCTATGCGCTGACCGGTCGCTCGGTGCTCTTCGATCGCTGGCCCCGTGGCCTGCGCGCCCTCCACAGTCTCTACTATACGACTATCACGACGTTCCCATTTCTCGTGACGATCGTTTTCTGGGCGATTCTGCACCCTTCTTGGTTCGACGTGACTTTTAATGCCTGGTCGAAT CTCTCCCAACACGGCCTTAACTCTCTCTACGCCCTTCTAGAAATCATCCTCCCGGCTACCAACCCGCACCCGTTGATGACCTTCCCGTTCCTCGtgcttctgctcctcctttACGTCTCTCTCGCCTATTTGACGTTTCATACTCAGGGATTCTACACGTATTCCTTCTTGGATCCTGGTGTGAACGGGGAGAAGAGTGGCAAGGTCGCTGCTTATTGTTTTATCATTCTTGCGGCAATCGTGATTATCTTCGGCATTACCTGGGGTGTTATatggttgaggaggaagctGACGGGAGGTAAGGTGAAGCGGTCGAGGTTTGATCATGAGAGGCCGATTGAGATGCGGGAGACTGAGGTTTAG